The following proteins come from a genomic window of Citrobacter europaeus:
- the fliJ gene encoding flagellar export protein FliJ — protein sequence MRQIIDTLAQLQRLRDKSVKDMTVQLAKQQQVCTGFDNNIKALGYLIQKTGTGVEAPSVESLKNVTGYKGTLRTVIAWQEQEKTLAKIKEQRIQKNLVAAACEEKIVAMTLDDKRYELSNEALIKEQKAVDEIAAQCWLRQKTLGLV from the coding sequence ATGCGGCAAATTATCGATACCCTGGCGCAGTTGCAGCGCCTGCGGGATAAATCGGTCAAAGACATGACGGTACAACTGGCTAAACAGCAGCAGGTTTGCACTGGTTTTGACAATAACATTAAAGCGCTGGGCTACCTGATCCAAAAAACCGGCACTGGCGTTGAGGCGCCTTCCGTTGAATCGCTCAAAAACGTCACCGGATACAAGGGCACGCTGCGCACAGTTATTGCCTGGCAAGAGCAGGAGAAAACGCTGGCTAAAATCAAAGAGCAGCGTATTCAGAAAAACCTCGTCGCGGCGGCCTGTGAAGAGAAAATCGTCGCCATGACGCTCGATGATAAGCGCTACGAGTTGAGCAATGAGGCGCTGATAAAAGAGCAAAAAGCCGTTGATGAGATTGCTGCACAATGCTGGCTTAGACAGAAGACGCTGGGGCTGGTATGA
- a CDS encoding adenylyltransferase/cytidyltransferase family protein, with the protein MKTIITFGTFDVFHIGHLRILQRAGQLGGRLIVGISSDALNMQKKGRMPVYSQSDRMGIVAGLKCVDSVFLEESLEKKADYIRQFNADTLVMGDDWAGRFDSLSYLCEVVYFPRTPSISTTSIIEVVKSINF; encoded by the coding sequence ATGAAAACGATCATTACTTTCGGCACGTTTGATGTTTTTCATATCGGGCATCTGCGTATTCTGCAACGCGCCGGGCAGTTGGGGGGACGACTGATCGTCGGTATCTCTTCAGATGCGCTAAATATGCAGAAAAAAGGCCGGATGCCGGTTTACAGCCAAAGCGATCGTATGGGGATTGTGGCCGGACTTAAATGCGTGGACAGCGTGTTCCTCGAAGAGTCGCTGGAGAAAAAAGCGGACTATATTCGCCAGTTTAATGCCGATACGCTGGTGATGGGCGATGACTGGGCAGGACGCTTTGATAGTTTGTCGTACCTGTGCGAAGTGGTCTATTTTCCCAGAACGCCATCAATCTCCACCACCTCGATTATTGAGGTGGTGAAAAGTATTAATTTTTAG
- a CDS encoding acyltransferase: MMVQERDQNGNVIYYRGLVKHRVNVEFVGNNNTLLIHDEAKELSGSVKFYGDFGHFSLGAMSSFRGQVIVGDKCRVNIGNKTTVTKNCFINTAEETDVIIGDDCMIASDTIFRTHDSHPIFDVVTQTRINIAQSIIIGNHVWLGDQVIVLGGARVEDGSIIGIRGLVTGIITNNSIAVGVPARVIRKDIAWERPNLNKTKLNVLHDASEIECSDYWNKTK; encoded by the coding sequence ATGATGGTACAGGAACGGGACCAAAATGGTAATGTCATATACTACCGTGGCCTGGTTAAGCATCGTGTAAATGTAGAGTTTGTAGGCAATAATAATACTCTGTTGATTCATGACGAGGCCAAAGAACTAAGCGGAAGTGTCAAGTTTTATGGTGACTTCGGACATTTCTCTCTTGGGGCAATGTCCTCTTTTCGTGGACAGGTAATTGTTGGTGATAAGTGTAGGGTCAATATTGGTAACAAGACAACAGTGACCAAAAACTGTTTCATTAATACAGCGGAAGAAACGGATGTCATCATTGGTGATGATTGTATGATTGCTTCTGATACCATATTCAGAACCCATGATTCGCATCCTATTTTTGATGTTGTTACGCAAACCAGAATCAATATTGCACAATCGATTATTATTGGTAATCACGTCTGGCTCGGCGATCAAGTTATCGTACTGGGTGGAGCCAGGGTAGAAGATGGCAGTATCATAGGCATTAGAGGATTAGTAACAGGAATAATTACTAATAACAGTATTGCTGTTGGTGTTCCCGCCAGGGTAATAAGAAAAGATATCGCCTGGGAGAGACCTAATCTCAATAAAACAAAGTTGAATGTTCTTCATGATGCCAGTGAAATTGAATGCAGTGATTATTGGAATAAA